One genomic segment of Streptomyces sp. TLI_146 includes these proteins:
- a CDS encoding BTAD domain-containing putative transcriptional regulator codes for MSTAQLEDHKREYTGAVAEPARSGHLPGPAGAAGGEPRTGVLDAAEGRRLTMAHQLLGEPARALEVHRRTELTGAASPDEITALAWAAAAYCAHGELRRAQASVRRAVAALNHCGDPGAQAVAHAVAAVVAACDGRGAVAEHHRELAGEAACGSGDPALVLLVRTCAAQERIEQGEARRVLAGLDTALTALGPDDERAGQPELLLAAGCVRGCAHLALGELDYAAAEFGRALAGYQRLGEATGHAALGARALLGLGDVHRERGALGPARAAYQEAVVRSEQCGDRQVLAAALTGLALARGAEEPCAAALLARRAVGQCAGRTRIRALIAAGWVALADERPEIAAEAARQAAGEPGAQACRPVYAELLELEAMCTREPRVRDRLLEDAQAMWTAARRPVAVARVAAARALLSGAGGPELREAVGRLRQSGVRERAADAAGLLNRATAPLRPSAAVRVLGGFGVLRDGVPVGPEEWQSKKARDLLKLLVARRGLPTPREVVVEALWPGEDPARCANRLSVALSILRLVLDPERRLAQDHFIAADKHVIAIARLRVDVRDFLAAARHALALADRSGGHAYAALADAERLYRGDVLEDEPYAEWAVALREEAQAVHAELLARLATAAAERGDHHAEVHFRLRLLERDPYDEETHLALIALLAAAGRHGEARRRHVLYVERMLEIDVEPSPFPRPDRRAPAQRGRD; via the coding sequence ATGAGTACGGCTCAACTGGAGGACCACAAGCGGGAGTACACCGGCGCGGTGGCCGAGCCGGCCCGCTCCGGCCATCTGCCGGGTCCGGCCGGCGCGGCGGGCGGGGAGCCGCGCACCGGCGTCCTGGACGCGGCCGAGGGGCGGCGGCTGACGATGGCGCACCAGCTGCTGGGGGAGCCCGCGCGGGCACTGGAGGTCCACCGGCGCACCGAGCTCACCGGCGCCGCGAGTCCCGACGAGATCACCGCGCTCGCGTGGGCCGCCGCCGCGTACTGCGCGCACGGTGAACTCCGCCGGGCGCAGGCGTCGGTGCGCCGCGCGGTCGCGGCGCTCAACCACTGCGGCGACCCGGGCGCGCAGGCGGTCGCCCACGCGGTGGCCGCCGTGGTGGCGGCCTGCGACGGACGCGGGGCGGTGGCCGAGCACCACCGGGAGCTGGCGGGGGAGGCGGCGTGCGGATCGGGGGATCCCGCGCTCGTCCTGCTGGTGCGCACCTGCGCCGCGCAGGAGCGCATCGAGCAGGGCGAGGCCCGCCGCGTCCTCGCCGGGCTCGACACGGCGCTCACGGCGCTCGGCCCGGACGACGAACGGGCCGGGCAGCCGGAGCTCCTGCTGGCCGCCGGGTGTGTGCGCGGCTGCGCCCATCTGGCGCTGGGCGAACTCGACTACGCGGCGGCCGAGTTCGGCCGGGCGCTGGCGGGCTACCAGCGGCTCGGCGAGGCCACCGGGCACGCGGCGCTCGGGGCCAGGGCACTGCTCGGGCTCGGCGACGTCCACCGCGAGCGCGGGGCGCTCGGCCCCGCGCGGGCCGCCTACCAGGAGGCGGTGGTGCGCAGCGAGCAGTGCGGCGACCGCCAGGTCCTCGCGGCGGCCCTCACCGGGCTCGCCCTGGCCCGCGGCGCCGAGGAGCCGTGCGCCGCGGCCCTGCTGGCCCGGCGCGCGGTAGGCCAGTGCGCGGGCCGGACCCGGATCCGGGCGCTGATCGCGGCGGGCTGGGTGGCGCTCGCCGACGAACGGCCGGAAATCGCGGCCGAGGCGGCCCGCCAGGCGGCCGGCGAACCCGGCGCCCAGGCCTGCCGCCCGGTCTACGCCGAGCTCCTGGAGCTGGAGGCGATGTGCACCCGCGAACCCCGCGTACGGGACCGGCTGCTGGAGGACGCCCAGGCGATGTGGACCGCCGCACGCCGGCCGGTGGCCGTGGCCCGGGTGGCCGCCGCCCGCGCCCTGCTGTCGGGGGCGGGCGGTCCGGAACTGCGCGAAGCGGTCGGCAGACTGCGGCAGTCGGGTGTGCGCGAGCGCGCGGCGGACGCGGCCGGGCTGCTCAACCGGGCGACCGCGCCGCTGCGGCCCTCGGCGGCCGTACGGGTCCTCGGCGGCTTCGGGGTGCTGCGCGACGGCGTCCCGGTGGGACCCGAGGAGTGGCAGTCCAAGAAGGCCCGCGACCTGCTCAAACTCCTGGTCGCCCGGCGCGGGTTGCCCACCCCGAGGGAGGTCGTGGTGGAGGCGCTGTGGCCCGGGGAGGACCCGGCCCGGTGCGCCAACCGGCTCTCGGTGGCGCTGTCGATCCTGCGCCTGGTGCTCGACCCGGAACGCCGCCTCGCGCAGGACCACTTCATCGCGGCCGACAAGCACGTCATCGCCATCGCCCGGCTCCGCGTCGACGTCCGGGACTTCCTGGCCGCCGCCCGGCACGCCCTCGCGCTCGCCGACCGCTCCGGCGGCCACGCCTACGCGGCGCTGGCGGACGCCGAACGGCTCTACCGGGGCGATGTGCTGGAGGACGAGCCGTACGCGGAGTGGGCGGTCGCCCTGCGCGAGGAGGCCCAGGCGGTCCACGCCGAGCTGCTGGCCCGGCTCGCCACCGCGGCGGCCGAGCGGGGGGACCACCACGCCGAGGTCCACTTCCGGCTGCGCCTGCTGGAGCGCGACCCGTACGACGAGGAGACCCATCTCGCCCTGATCGCCCTCCTCGCGGCGGCGGGCCGGCACGGCGAGGCCCGGCGCCGCCATGTGCTCTACGTCGAGCGGATGCTGGAGATCGACGTGGAGCCCTCCCCGTTCCCGCGCCCGGACCGGCGCGCCCCGGCTCAGCGCGGCCGGGACTGA
- a CDS encoding response regulator transcription factor → MPDAPDRMRIVIAEDHYLVREGTRRLLEDTGEVDVIAAVGTAEELLDAVERFRPDAVIADIRMPPNHHTEGITAAHTIRAAHPGIGVVVLSQHANEQYAFDLFQQGTNGLAYLLKERIGELAELLRALREVAAGRSVIDPRIVEVLVGSHIRTVDAPLAQLTRRELDVLRQMAQGKNNRNIAESLSLSESTIEKHVNSTFAKLGLAEESQLHRRVTAVLTYLRYGPNRAP, encoded by the coding sequence ATGCCTGACGCCCCGGACCGGATGCGCATCGTGATCGCGGAGGACCACTATCTCGTACGGGAGGGAACGCGACGGCTTCTGGAGGACACCGGCGAGGTCGATGTGATCGCGGCGGTGGGCACGGCGGAGGAACTCTTGGACGCGGTCGAGCGGTTCCGCCCGGACGCGGTGATCGCGGACATCAGGATGCCGCCGAACCACCACACCGAGGGCATCACCGCCGCGCACACCATCCGGGCCGCGCATCCGGGCATCGGCGTGGTGGTGCTGTCCCAGCACGCCAACGAGCAGTACGCCTTCGACCTGTTCCAGCAGGGCACCAACGGCCTGGCCTATCTGCTCAAGGAGCGCATCGGGGAGCTGGCGGAGCTGCTGCGCGCCCTGCGCGAGGTGGCCGCCGGGCGGTCGGTGATCGACCCGCGCATCGTGGAGGTGCTGGTCGGCAGCCATATCCGTACCGTCGACGCGCCGCTGGCCCAGCTGACCCGCCGGGAGCTGGACGTGCTGCGGCAGATGGCGCAGGGCAAGAACAACCGGAACATCGCCGAGTCGCTCTCGCTCTCCGAGTCGACCATCGAGAAGCACGTCAACTCGACCTTCGCCAAGCTCGGCCTGGCCGAGGAGTCCCAGCTGCACCGAAGAGTCACGGCGGTGCTCACCTATCTGCGGTACGGGCCCAACAGAGCGCCCTGA
- a CDS encoding GAF domain-containing sensor histidine kinase produces the protein MAEPEGRPRRVLAIGGGVALLYGVPAGVGISAAQTLPWTMACILPCYVAGLSLSWHSPHHPVARRLLAAGSFAAIGMAVRLSMGKPPATGWHADTPRAWALLGVARTFDVLAAITLCRLVALLPDGLVRRGYERVVLRALWLLVPYPVLLMALPLSDKTRPWLLVVPESWAPGLGAGLLLIRSLLDARERRAGHAPRTDRLWVIALIAFVVFAGRGSARLFRLWLAGQGLNYFIGSALGALPYITISAGLVYAAFRHRLPGMDFAIRRSLVYGVLWTIIGAWYLGMTTALGLTAGQYLPIGLAVFVAVSATMLFQPVHRQLNRLAARRVFGARPTSFELLVQCGTTLEHAYDLTRLGPQLAVTLREGLDLRWVRVRLGPAGPGRAPFGSGSAGAESGQSPWGEVRLRYGEEVLGSIEYGPKEEGRFTPEDQDVIETLARQAALAVHNALLTAELSTRVDEVQRQACELNASRTRIVQAQDTERRRIERQLHDGIQQELVALVAKLALARNQLCRNGDTVHTTLTELQDDACRVIDELREVAHGIHPPVLTDQGLAAAVLSKARRLPLPVVVEVDPSVSSARFAPEIEEAAFFLVSEALTNVLKHARADGVTIRIGRADGSLLLDVSDDGVGLPAASRLGSGLTGMRDRIEAVGGRLSIAGRPGGGTTLRAQLTERSRETAHA, from the coding sequence ATGGCGGAGCCTGAGGGACGGCCGAGGCGCGTTCTCGCGATCGGCGGCGGGGTGGCATTGCTCTACGGGGTACCGGCAGGGGTGGGGATCTCCGCGGCCCAGACGCTTCCGTGGACCATGGCCTGCATCCTGCCCTGCTATGTGGCCGGGCTCTCGCTGTCCTGGCACAGCCCGCACCACCCGGTCGCCCGACGGCTGCTCGCGGCCGGGTCGTTCGCCGCGATCGGCATGGCCGTACGGCTCTCCATGGGCAAGCCGCCGGCGACCGGATGGCACGCCGACACGCCCCGCGCCTGGGCGCTCCTGGGCGTCGCCCGGACCTTCGACGTCCTCGCCGCGATCACGCTCTGCCGACTGGTGGCGCTGCTGCCCGACGGGCTCGTGCGCCGCGGCTACGAGCGCGTCGTGCTGCGGGCGCTCTGGCTGCTCGTGCCCTATCCCGTACTGCTGATGGCACTGCCCCTCTCGGACAAGACCCGGCCGTGGCTGCTCGTCGTGCCGGAGTCGTGGGCGCCGGGGCTCGGCGCCGGGCTGCTCCTCATCCGCTCGCTCCTGGACGCGCGCGAGCGGCGGGCCGGGCACGCGCCGCGGACGGACCGGCTGTGGGTGATCGCCCTGATCGCCTTCGTGGTGTTCGCCGGACGCGGCTCTGCCCGGCTGTTCCGGCTCTGGCTGGCCGGCCAGGGCCTCAACTACTTCATCGGCTCCGCCCTGGGGGCGCTGCCGTACATCACCATCTCGGCCGGTCTGGTGTACGCCGCGTTCCGCCACCGGCTGCCCGGCATGGACTTCGCGATCCGGCGCTCGCTGGTCTACGGGGTGCTGTGGACCATCATCGGGGCCTGGTACCTGGGCATGACCACGGCGCTCGGGCTGACGGCGGGCCAGTATCTGCCCATCGGGCTCGCGGTGTTCGTGGCGGTCTCCGCGACCATGCTGTTCCAGCCGGTGCACCGCCAGCTCAACCGGCTCGCCGCGCGGCGCGTGTTCGGGGCCCGGCCGACCAGCTTCGAGCTCCTGGTGCAGTGCGGCACCACCCTGGAGCACGCCTACGACCTCACACGGCTCGGCCCGCAGCTGGCGGTCACCCTGCGCGAGGGGCTCGATCTGCGCTGGGTGCGCGTGCGGCTGGGACCGGCCGGTCCGGGGCGGGCGCCGTTCGGATCCGGTTCGGCCGGGGCTGAGAGCGGGCAGAGCCCGTGGGGCGAGGTGCGGTTGCGGTACGGGGAGGAGGTGCTCGGCTCCATCGAGTACGGGCCCAAGGAGGAGGGCCGGTTCACCCCCGAGGACCAGGACGTGATCGAGACGCTGGCCCGGCAGGCCGCGCTCGCCGTCCACAACGCGCTGCTGACCGCCGAGCTGTCCACCCGGGTCGACGAGGTGCAGCGCCAGGCGTGCGAGCTGAATGCGTCGCGCACCCGCATCGTGCAGGCCCAGGACACCGAACGGCGACGCATCGAACGGCAGTTGCACGACGGGATCCAGCAGGAGCTGGTCGCCCTGGTGGCCAAGCTGGCGCTCGCCCGCAATCAGCTGTGCCGCAACGGCGACACCGTGCACACCACGCTCACCGAGCTCCAGGACGACGCCTGCCGGGTGATCGACGAGCTGCGCGAGGTCGCCCACGGCATCCACCCGCCCGTCCTCACCGACCAGGGCCTCGCGGCCGCCGTGCTGTCCAAGGCCCGCCGGCTGCCCCTGCCCGTCGTCGTCGAGGTCGATCCCTCGGTGTCCTCGGCGCGGTTCGCGCCGGAGATCGAGGAGGCGGCGTTCTTCCTGGTCTCCGAGGCGCTGACCAATGTGCTCAAACACGCCCGGGCCGACGGGGTGACGATCCGGATCGGCCGCGCCGACGGCTCGCTCCTCCTCGACGTCAGCGACGACGGGGTGGGCCTGCCCGCGGCCTCCCGGCTGGGGTCGGGGCTCACCGGGATGCGCGACCGGATCGAGGCGGTCGGCGGCCGGCTGTCCATCGCCGGGCGGCCCGGCGGCGGCACCACACTCCGTGCCCAGCTCACCGAACGCTCCAGAGAGACGGCCCATGCCTGA
- a CDS encoding ALQxL family class IV lanthipeptide: MNTVRESDVTALQMLEEEETPDSESWPPPTAGSCCSTF; the protein is encoded by the coding sequence GTGAACACCGTGAGGGAATCCGATGTGACCGCTCTCCAGATGCTCGAAGAGGAGGAGACGCCCGACTCCGAGTCCTGGCCGCCGCCCACCGCCGGCTCCTGCTGCAGCACCTTCTGA